A stretch of DNA from Juglans microcarpa x Juglans regia isolate MS1-56 chromosome 5D, Jm3101_v1.0, whole genome shotgun sequence:
ATACCAATAAGCATATGCTAAAACATACATCAGGTTGCCAGAAGTTTAAGAGAAGATCCACAATGGATAGAAAGATAAAGGACCTACCGTTTTAAAGATTCCTCAACTGTAATTGCAACCAGTGCTTCTTCATACTGATGGCGTTctttatcattttcacatataaCGTCTCTCACAGCCATTCGTAAGTCATCTGCATATTTACGACAGTTTGTTTGTACTAGGATTTGTTGAAATTTATTCCTAACAGCCTCTACAGAAGGACAAAAGATAAAGTCTTCTGAAGGTTTAGTTGTCTGTTTAATatttaacaaataaacaaaaaatatatatacgaAAGCCCAAACTATGAAAGCCAGGCAATAACCCCTTGCTCCTTATGTTCCTTGCATGCTCCGGGAGAATAATTTATGTGCAGTAGGTTTACAATCTCATTTAAAGGGCCATAATGAGTATCAAACACATGGTCCATACAAGTCTGTGTCTTActattacatatttttctttgcaTGGGCCCACCAACTAACCACTGAGACTTAAACAAGACTATCTAGGCACTGataaaaaaggagaagaagaaaagaaaagggagtcAATTGTAGTTGAAAGTATATTATAAAGCACTCCTGGCTGACATATATTATGGTGCCTACATAGATTAGAGGTCATACACCAACTATAATCCAATTTATGAGctctaaaattctatataaataaaataaaataaaaaaatccccacccccccccccccccccccccccccccccccccaacccagaaaaaaaattatgaggtaaagaaggaaaaaagggaTGAATCTAGCTACCTTGAACTCATTCATTAGAGTAAAGAGAAAGTGTCATGACTACAAATTGATAACTACATTGAGATGGTATGGAACAGGCAATGAAAAATAATGCTATCATGGACTCCTTTTTATTGAATGAACATATCCTTGAGATTGGAATGGAGCTTTTATGAACACGAACAGTTCCAGCAAACCtgcattttctctctcttctcgtgGGTTTAGAGAAATAGCCTTGTTGAAAGCCATACCTTTGACctgattttatcatttaaaagtTAGTTAGGAGGCAATGGTAAGTTACAATACAGTTCAATGATCCTTCAGATATACCACAACCATTTTGTTCATAAAAGTGAAGACAGCCATAAAAACAagtttattttctgttttaaataGGAAAAGAATTGGAACACTCTCTCTTGTTATTAACTATTCATGATTTAATGACGTAAAAACTCCTAATTCGTCAGTTTTAGCCCCTTTTTATTTGTTCTGTTCTACAAATTGCCACATGCCCTATGTACCATTGATCATATCATACATGAATAACTACAATAACCAACTTTTTTCCTTATTTAGCATAAATGGGATTTTCCTCTCATCTTGCTTCCATCTTTTCATGGATGATATTCTTTAGTGTTATATTTAGTGGATAACTTTGTTCCTTCTTTCCCCAAGATAGTGTTCTTTCTATATGTCTCTTACTTCTCTTACAAAAGACCAAAGTTTTTATATCGTGTAACTATCCAAGGAAAGTTCAAGCCAAATATTAGCTTATACTTGGAGGGATTGCCCAATGttacaatttgaaaacttggaatcattataaaccaCAAGAATTTCTCCCTCCAAGACAATGTAGGATTTCATTCACCACCCTCCAATATTCAATCCAGGTATGACAATTTCCCCCCCTTAAATCTCACTAGCCAGTATGGGATTTGACGTGTTGGATTGGTTTTGATACCACTTATAATGACCCAAAAAAAGCCTAATCCACATATGAGCTAATGCTCCAAAATAACTAGTCAATGTTCCAACCAAGGTCCCTTGGAATCATTACAAGCCTCAAGAACTTCTCCCCCTTAGGTAATAAAGGATCGCATTCACCATTCTCATATACTCAATTCGGggtgttagtgtaaaaataatatgttgaCACGTTCTTATGACAAAACTTAGTCCAATTGAGTTGTAAATATGTTGAGTAGAGTCTAGGTTGCAATTGGAACAAAAAAATGCAAGGATTGCAAATTCACAAGATCTGATGAGAACAATCTAGCTGAAGTAAATCAGTCATAACTTTGATTCCCATATTGGATTGAGGTGATATTGGTGTTGTTGGAAAGCTAACTcaattatttacaaattcatGTTTCACAAGGATCTTCAAACTCCAACATATAGGTCAAAACTGGACAaaaagttcgctcgacagttGCTCAGGTGAAAATTCCGGGAATCAATTTTTTACTAGGGTTTGGACTCTTTAAGTGGTCTTCTCAAACcctaagggctcgtttggacacttagaatatctcacaatatctatgaatagtagtaaaatggtttgagttaagatattttattggattttgggaaataagagagaaaaagttgaataaaaatattataaagttaaaaaaattgttcgaatataatttttaatattatttttgttttgaaaatttgaaaaagttatattgttctaatgttttgtttagaagtttgggaaagttgtaataattagatgaaaaagttgaagatttgaaattgaaaagtgttttgtgtttaagtgatatttggaaaggaaatatcTTAGAATACTTGAGAACACCTTGTTatcaaacaaggcctaagtaTATATAGAACAATACGCACGACTTCTGGGGTAGGGAGAGAGGCCAGAACTGCCATATTTAGTGTATTTTAGAGAGAAAACCCTAAGGAGATTCATTGTGCATTGAAGATcggttctctcttgataaacaTACCTCCATCATAGTGTGCTCGTGTTCGAGTGCTATTGAGTCCATTGGTGTGGATGTGTTCATTGGCCGGAAGAATTTTTGGAGCTACTTGGGTGCAGAGATCGAGTTGGTGCTCATGGTGAAGCTATAGAAAGGCCGGAGGTTCGAAGCTGTCATGGTGCACAAATCGAGTGGGATACTCGTAGTGTTACAAGCTAGATTTAGTTACTTTAAGGGTCTTGTAATtgtttctaaattggttgtaacaaacttaatttctatagtggattttaagTGGTGATCAGagtgattttagattttaaagacgtgcttcaaatgagtttccacttcatTACCAAAATtgatgtattaattatttacagtgatctaattaattatttaattgattgtgattataaatttaaatagtccaGTACATTTAGAAAACACCTATTCACCCCTCTCTATGTGTCTTTGGGATCTAAACCACTAGTTTTTCACAGGACATTACATATCGCCTCAAAATACACTAGTTTGGCCCCTCCTATGGATCATCAAAGTTTTTACCCattaaattttatgcatcaATTTCCAATATATGCATTACTAACCATGAGCTTTAAACgtcatgtatttaatttatttgccCTATCGCGACCTTATAGCAGTAGCTGCAAGCTCAAAATGTTAAATCAGTCACAAACTAAATcaaaaaatttttcttccaCTCCCTAGAACTTGGTCTTAAGTTTGAACTTTTAATTTCAGTCCAGCTAGGTAAAAGCGTTACTTAACTCATCCTATAGTATTCAAAGCTTAAATTTCATCAGAATTCGAGGTGAAAAGATTAAATTGAAGCCATGAAAAcctttttaaaatcaatattcagAGAGATGTTACCAGGGCACGAAAAAGACAGCGGCCATCTCCGGCAACTCTCTGAATCGAATAGCGCTCAACTTTCCTCATGGCCGGTGATCCTATGCCCCTGGTAAGCAACATTATCGTGGAAAAGCGTAACTTTCACAAATCCAAACTATAGTGACAGTGGTGGACATATAAGCTGTGGGGGTAAAGAATGAAAAACAAAGCAAACGAAATGCTCATTTGTGAGAACGATTATGATTTCACACTTATCATTCTATCAATAACAGAAATTCACCAAAAACAGGAACTGTGCTACTAAAGAAGTTTTTAAAGTTGAGATTTAGGGTGTCTGTTAGCAAATTACAAACACACATGCTCATACATatatctagaagaaaataagttacggggaaagaaaaaataacttaCAATGGTGGTCCAATTTTAGCAAAGAACCTATGGCTATTGTATTCAAGGAAAGCCGTAGGACATGGTTGCGAATTCGGAATTGAAATCGAAGGAACCGGAGAAGAGACCAGCTCGAAGTTAGCAAACCCATTCTTTAGCTGCTCAAGAATAACCTCTGCATATATTTTATCGAAAGATagtgtatattaatatatgtatgtatgtattagtGCTCTATTTGGTTTTGGAGAAAACCAAAgttaaaagaaagaaggaattCCGAATCTTCCTATCTAAGATTTTCAGTCAAATGGAAAAACGTTGAAACGAAATCCGGAACTCGAAAATAGGATGGAATGCAAGTTTGGAGTTTGAGAGATGTTCAGGATACTACCGTTTGAAAGCTTATCCGCCATGATAGATTCACTCCGCGAAGTGAGAGTGCGAAACGTAGATAGGGGAAAAAGGGTGAGAGAACTATAACGACGACGTTTGGGTTTCGACTCCGGCCTTGCTTGTTCTTTACCAATTGTCAAAACGAGGTCGGTTCACATGGTCCCACTCTGAGTGATACGtgcaattcattttttttttttttttgaaagaaaaattgcgCAGTTCATATCTATTTGGCCCgatttgtattcgcaacccgtatcaactcatctcattaccactcatcaattttaactcacaaatttcactactattcacaattcatctcattactattcataatctatcttactactattcacaactcatctcaactcatcttcgaatctaaACAACACTattgttttttgaaaaagttaaaggcAATCGCTTTGTGTAAACGCGGTGCAAACACCGGCTGATGTGGCAAAATATTGAAACGCCCCGTTTAGTGATCCCTCATTccatttccctctctctcttttattgttCTCGAGTTCTTAGCTCTCTGAAGacgaaatgaaaagagaaaatacagaAGTCTACACCAATGCTCAAAAAAGTATGTTGCTCCGATTCTTCCAAAATCCTCCATCTACTTCGTAGGTTCCTTGCAATATAGCAATGCAAAGCTGAAGCCTACGCCAACGCTAAAAAAATGTCTCTTTTCCCCGCTGATTTATTTCTGAGTTACCAGAAATAAGGTTCCgattatctactttttttttccttaatttcaatgtttgtttgatttttggTGGTGGGTTTTTTGAGTATATGAATTTTTGGTAGTGGGTTTTCTggattttccttcatttccatTTTGGTGCCTTCTCTACTTGCTGCAAAAAACTTGAAGACTCAAAACCTGGGACCAAGTCAGCTGGAAGCTAGATCCCAAAAAACAAGTAACCAAATACAACCTCCAATTGACATATGTACTAGAATATTGTATGTTGATGAAAAAGGAAAGTCCATATCACTGGCTCCTCAAAAGAGTATTCAGTTTGCGAGAAAAGCTATTTCTTAAGATCTGCCAAAATTAGTTAAGCCACCATGGGAAGATTTAAGAATGGAAGCAGAAAATACAAATCAAGTTTGCAACTGAAAACCCAGATGAGCAGGAAGACCAAGATCCAGAGGAACGCGAGCTCTGTTTTAgtattttcatttgattttttctttctcatttcggTTTCACACTGGCGTGgtcttttgtcatttttttatattttatttgacgTGGCCTCAGCGACTCGCACCGTTTGCATGAACTAACTGTACATAGAAAACTTGTTGTTCTTTTAGTAGGCAAGGCTTGCTTACAATTGGGGGCCTAAAatgtgcggtttggatagtaagtttaGATAtcagttgagataaaagttaaaaattaaataaaatattatttttttatattattattattttaaaatttgaaaaagttgaattatttattatattttatataagaatttgaaaaaattgtaatgataagataagatgagataaaatactttcactatccaaacgagaccttattGAATCTGATATCCACatttattacaattattatcCTTTAGgttgattattttataatcatttatTGAACTTAATTTCGTGATATAAATGTTTGGTTTAAATAgaaatcttatataaaaaaaatcataaattaatgtgacttaatgtgatacctcatatccattttacaataaaagaacTTCACAGTTTGACGAAGAATAAATCTACACTCATCAAGGATCTATCCTTAGGATGGGTcctgatgattttttttttttttacttaatgattaaaaaagtatttttttaaatgatattgtgatttttttttaaatatttaagggtatgaaaaaaatgaatcaaaaacaataaaaaacaaattataacttGTCGGTAGCCATCCTCGTGCTATACCCAAGCACGACTCGTTGATGAATTACATTAAATCGCATTAATTtgtaaacttttttatataacatttcTATGTAGACCTAGCATTTCTCATATTTACAAATGATGAGACTACACAAagggctcacatgtcttatgaTGAAACAATAATGAAATTCTACCTTATAGCGTGTAAGTGTTTGtgcaatcattttaatttttgaaaaagaatgaaactcactcaaaaaaattaacttttttatagtgGGTCATTTTTTCCCTCAAAAAGCTTGCACGGGACTTGCACGCTCTATACTTGTATCTGGCACTACCGTTCacatcaaagttttgaattttatttcagTGACTATTTTAATTCAAGTACAAGAATATTTCAATACCAGTACGTACCAATACACAACTTTAAAAATAGCGTGTTGTATATCAACTAGGaacaaaatcattaaattactttaatttttgGTAGGTTTTATATGCTAAGAttattaaatatcacatttgaaaacttacaaaatgtcaaaatgccTATTCCCAATTCACTTAACATAAAAAATGCCGTAACAGAGTTCATGGAATTATCTACTAGATGCTAGAATTGTTTCTGCTTCGGATCCATTACTAACTAATGCATAAAACCAtccaataacaaaaattaaaaatccacGTTTGAAATTACAAGCATTACAGTCTCCtggcataaaagaaaaatagagttaGATTAATACTAtaaagaatttttctataaatagagCTACAGCCTACAATTGTGAGATTGGCAACCTCAAAACTATTGAGAGTTGAAATTTAGTCGAAGGCGGTGTTGGCTCATTAGAACTCCCCCACTAATAGTGTTTGGCCTCCCTTGAGCCACATTAAAACTCCCTCCACTAACCACACGAAATGTGTTATACTGCTCGATCAAGCAGCCTAAAAAGAGTTTAACCCTATCCTCTATCTTATCCGCCAACTCATACCCTTTGCACTTTTGCAACCAAAACTTCATTGCCATCATTTTGTATCGTGGATCAAGCACAAAAGCGACATATATCATTAAGTTGAACCTATTTGTGCTACCCTAATACTTGTCATACTTACTTCTTATATTTATGCCCATAGTACAAGTGATAATATCACTACTCAAAcacatatcatttaatatatcttCAATTGTGCAAAGTtgctcaaaatatacattagcagtcacatacaaagaaccagaaatgttcaatgtaacatcataaaaaatttttagcAACTCTACAAAAATTCGTGCATTTTTCCAATTATCACTAGTGGGgttcacaaaatgttcatccacaaaaacaaattgatcaaatgcttgtttatatttttcagCGGTACACAATATCAAATATGTGAAGTTTCATCTAGTATGAACATCCAAGCAAATCATTCTCCCAATGATCTTTTCATTTGCCGCACAAACCTTGAACTTCGCAAATCTTGACGATGAAGATTTCACATACCTGACGGCATCCCTAATCTTTGTTACAAATTCATAAACATCCTTTAAGCCGACTATTAATCATTGTCTTTTATTCTCTTCCTCATATAATCAATAGCAACATCATTTGAGGAGGCATTGTCAACTGTGATGGTCAAAATTTTATCAACACCCCATTCATAGAATCCCAAGTATAACACCCTCCCAATAGTTTCGCCCCTATGGTCAAGAATTTGGCAaaacttaagtatttttttatgcaatctccaatttcaatcaataaaatgtgcgGTAATGCACATGTAGTTCATATTTTGCACCGACGTCCAGGTATGGGTGGTAAGACAGATTCTTTGACTATCCAACAATTTCTTTAATTGTATCTTCTCTTCGTTATACAATTTAATACAATCCATTTTTAAAGCGATTCGGGATGGCAAAATAAATCGAGACTCTAAATCAGTCACAAACTTAACAAACCCTTCATGCTCCACTAGCCTAAAAGGTAATTCAcacctaataaaaaacttagcAGTTGACACCCTAAGTTTTTCTGCATCATACTTCACTATACCTTGTGGGCTATACACTCTTCCCTCCGCATCCCTCTTAACACTAGATTGACTTTTTCCAACTCCTTTAAGTCTAAGAGGGGAAGTTTTACATGCATTCTGGAGGTATGTAGCATAGATGAAGTGTCATTCTTGTAGTAGTAACTGTATAGCTTAGCGCAATAATTACACTGAGCTTTTGGGTTATCGTGGTCAATAGGTTGTACATTAGTAAAGTGTTCCCAAACCACCGATTGGttactaggttttttttttttttttttttttttttttttatttcttgggtAAATGTAGGATGGAATGGGTAGTCTGttgtgtatatgtggatgaaTGAGTTGGAAGACTCCCATGCTCCTTCATATCCACTAGAATAGACGAGGAGTCACCACCAACCCCTTGGGTCgtaccaatattacaactcacataatcttcttccatctgttattgagtaataaaaagaaccaaacacaatataataaataatcaaacactAATATAATCTGGATTATTCTAACGATTAACACTTAACATAATGAACTCAacaaacaacatatatattgtttttcattCAATATATAATCTTCCAGGAGATCAGAAAACAGAAGCAAGTCACTAGAAAGTGAAAGGAATTGAAGCCTTATGACTTATGATGTACACGTATCTATCTCAGAAGTGAGTTGCATAATACGGGTACACCAACCCGTATATATACAGATAATAGACCTTACTCATGTATTTCTTGTAGTCTATACTATCCACTATTAGCATTAAATGTGTTGTTCCTTTTTCTACTCCAAATTTAAACTCCAACCAAATGATAATGATCATGCATGTTGGCATAtaggcacagagagagagagataatcaTATTTCGAACCAATAATatcaaaaaacatattttttttaatccaataaCATCAGACTTCATATtccagtttttatttatttttaatcgaAATTGATGAATATTGACCGCATCTAAGTTCCAAACTGCATATCCAATTTCTTTAATGGCACCATCGGAATCTTTTCATGGAATATTTAGAGCTAATATTCCATATTCCTCCTGTTAGTGTTAAAATTAGGCATGTATGACGGGAGATTAAAATTGTTGATTATGAGGTTtaaaaactaacatcatttgCATAGCCATACATGTTTGTAAGACCTGCAGAAAGCATGAAGCCCAAGCTCAATATTAACCCTTCACCTTAACAAGTCTACTGTCATGATGACCTTTAGTGAGTtctggttcttttttttttttttttttttcaaatttatgagGTGCTCTAAGTTCTAAAACTTCATTGGAAAGTTCAATTTCAGTACTTAAGAAATCTAACAAAGATTCAAATCTCTCTAAGGACATCAGTCCCAGATATATGAGGTCTATTACAGAAGTCTATTGGGCCTAAggatatatgtataaaatctatAGAAACAGGGATTATAACATTCAAATTTTCTAGTAACAAATGTAATGTACATATCCGTCAATAtctgaaagaagaaaaaagctcAATCACCTACACAATCAACACCCAAACCCACCCAAACCCAGATCAGACTCACGGAGAAACCCAGAAAtccaatggagagagagagagagagagagatagagcagaCTCACGGGTCACGATGGAGGCAGGGACTTAGAGAAAGGTCGACGGTGACGGAGATGTGACGGCAACAATGGGGTTGCGGCGATGAAGAGGCACAGACTTAGGGTTTCTTGCAAGcgtacgagagagagagagtgagagagacaaattccgggggggggggggggaaggggggCGGGGGGTTTTTCTTAGGAGGCATAAAGACCCAGGTACTGGGTTTAAAACTCGGTACCCGGGTTTGTAACCCGTATCCGGGCCGGAAAGTTCTGAATTTTTCAACCCGGGTTCCGGCCCGGATTTGATCTGGGCCTGGAAAAAATCCGGCCCAGTTGAACAGTCTTATTGGATTGGTCATCTCATTATTTGCCTCGTATCACACTTTTAGTTTTATCTATTCCATTCAAAACTTAGTCACACATTGaattatatatctaaattctacataataataaaatattattaattttcaacttctttattatttttgtaagttttttttatcatattttacatatgtactaattataatttttaatcaaataaaatatattttatttgaattatcataatttataacgCGCGTTTTCTCGatagttttataattaataacataatacTAATGtcgtttattttaattaaattattattatttacttatatttCTAAATGAAACTAATCCATAAAGTCTCAACACATATTTTACCCCTGTTTGGATTGGAGGTGTTAGAGAACTCAGTGAAATACCTCAAGCACAACTTATTGAGTTGCTCTATAAGTTTATCTAGCCTGAACAAATAATCCAGCAAGTCTCAAGCATCTTCTATTGGTGGTGAAGTGTATTACGTAGAATGAACTAGAGTAATACTTAAGAAATCCCCAGCTTAGATACTTTCACAaggaagaacaaaaagagagagattttgtactttttatgaaattatttgagaacCATTTGAGGGGGGCTATGTATAGCCTTCCCTATGCATCTCATATGGCTACCCTTAAAAGCCAGCCTTTACGCCATATAATAAGTGGTTGTTTGCCACTTTAATTCTTAAGCATGTAACGCATGACATGTTGTTAAGGCACATGAATGGTTTGCCATGcgggcgcccctccatcttaCATCTATTACTCGCACACAGTGGACATGACCCCAAGCTTGCATCTCTCTAACGTTCTCAATTTTGTTCATATAAGCAAATAGATtgtgcgaccaccaagcacacTTGCAAAAAGAAAGGTAGGAGCATTATACCgaatctctcccagagaagaccagcatagcaacatccATAAAGTGTCTTATCATGTCCTAGACTCATTCGATCGTATCAGATCAAGTATTTTCgaacaaagttttgaattctaTTACGGTGATCGTTCCAGTTGAGGTACTAGAATGGAATATTTTGGTACTGGTACGTTTCGGCATACCGTTTCAGGATAGACATTATAtgaataaactatatatataataactatattctaaaataatttgaaaaaaaatgctttGTATTTCTTAAGAGagcaaaaaatttgaaaagaaactcatttatctttattcttttatttttccttaaaaccTACCCAAAGTAAAAGCATTTCAGATATCGCCTTCCTATTTAAATCAATCAATAACCATCTTAAAGAGAAATGAAGACAAGTATCAATGTGTAGAAGTTCTATTCCAATGTGCATAAAAAGAATGGCCCAGTTTTGATACAATGAtgtgtaaaatataaattcatagcAGAATGACAAATTGACAACTCAAGATTTGTAAAATCAGAGGAGAGAAACTATTCATcacttccaaacaaaaatgaataaaaaaacattGATTAATACTAGGTAGTGGGTGGGTGCTTTCAGAAAATAAGGGAATACCCAGTGCCCACAATGACGTTAAAGAAGGGGATCTGGGAATCAGGATTTTGGGGTCGTCGACTTGTCAGAGCTGCACCGTTGGCTGTAGAGAACGATGGCTGTGGAGCGATGTTGGCGTCGTTGTGGAGGAGCTGCAGCTGTATCAATGGAGATTGGATCTGCacatttttttcattgaaaCTGGACTTGGAGAGCTGCGAGCCATCAACTATCAAGGGGAAGAATTAGAATCGAAGAACCCATAAAGGAGAAAATGCATCACTTTGTTGGcataattacaaaaaagaaatgagcatatgtgatatttacaaaaagaccATTCCAAACAATTTCAAACTGAAATCATCATTATGGTTGGAATGCCGAAATCCTATCGAAATGGACTGAAACGAGCCGAAACACCCATAATTCTGTCCAATACGAAACACAGCTCTCCATCATTCGGGTCATTGTTCTGGAACGGATAATTCTGACCATTCCAGCCAGAACAGAACgattttcaaaactttgttTTCAAACCCTTTtgagttaaaaacttaaaacaatgTTTGATTACATCCAAATCATTTcgatgtgttcacaaccttagTCGCTACCAACGTGTAGCGTCATAATTCGACGTCGGCAAAATCATCGAAGATACGATGTTGAATAGTCTTCCATTTACCCTTATGTCATTCAACTTTGGTCAAACCATTTTCCCAGCAATGCCTttttagaccgtatcaatcaaggccatagacagcatgccaaagtagcaggtA
This window harbors:
- the LOC121266440 gene encoding OVARIAN TUMOR DOMAIN-containing deubiquitinating enzyme 3 isoform X1: MADKLSNEVILEQLKNGFANFELVSSPVPSISIPNSQPCPTAFLEYNSHRFFAKIGPPLGIGSPAMRKVERYSIQRVAGDGRCLFRALVKGMAFNKAISLNPREERENADDLRMAVRDVICENDKERHQYEEALVAITVEESLKRYCQRIEQPDFWGGESELLVLSKLCRQPIVVYIPEHEHAKGGWGSGFIPIAEYGAEFGKGLIKERARKVVRLLYSGKNHYDLLV
- the LOC121266440 gene encoding OVARIAN TUMOR DOMAIN-containing deubiquitinating enzyme 3 isoform X2; translated protein: MADKLSNEVILEQLKNGFANFELVSSPVPSISIPNSQPCPTAFLEYNSHRFFAKIGPPLGIGSPAMRKVERYSIQRVAGDGRCLFRALVKGMAFNKAISLNPREERENADDLRMAVRDVICENDKERHQYEEALVAITVEESLKRYCQRIEQPDFWGGESELLVLSKLCRQPIVVYIPEHETSRGCKKGAVSCTNILTFNSTAARKGWVGVWFYSHC